A single window of Lagopus muta isolate bLagMut1 chromosome 23, bLagMut1 primary, whole genome shotgun sequence DNA harbors:
- the SF3A3 gene encoding splicing factor 3A subunit 3 encodes METILEQQRRYHEERERLMDVMVKEMLTKKSTLRDQINSDHRTRAMQDRYMEVSGNLRDLYDDKDGLRKEELSAISGPNEFAEFYNRLKQIKEFHRKHPNEICVPMSVEFEELLKARDNPSEEAQNLVEFTDEEGYGRYLDLHDCYLKYINLKSSEKLDYITYLSTFDQLFDIPKERKNAEYKRYLEMLLEYLQEYTDRVKPLLDQNELFGKIQTEFEKKWENGTFPGWPKETSSALTHAGAHLDLSAFSSWEELASLGLDRLKSALLALGLKCGGTLEERAQRLFSTKGKSLEALDPSLFAKNPKTKGIKRDTERNKDLAFLEAQIYEYVEVLGEQRHLTHENVQRKQARTGEEREEEEEEQISESESEDEENEIIYNPKNLPLGWDGKPIPYWLYKLHGLNINYNCEICGNYTYRGPKAFQRHFAEWRHAHGMRCLGIPNTAHFANVTQIEDAVSLWAKLKLQKASERWQPDTEEEYEDSSGNVVNKKTYEDLKRQGLL; translated from the exons ATGGAGACGATTCTGGAGCAGCAGCGGCGTTATCATGAGGAGCGGGAGCGGCTGATGGACGTCATGGTGAAGGAGATGCTCACCAAGAAGTCCACG CTCCGCGATCAGATCAACTCCGACCACCGGACGCGGGCCATGCAGGAC AGGTACATGGAAGTGAGCGGCAACCTGAGGGACCTGTATGACGACAAGGACGG CTTACGGAAGGAAGAGCTCAGCGCCATTTCAGGGCCAAATGAATTTGCAGAATTCTACAACAGACTGAAACAAATCAAAGAGTTTCACCGGAAGCATCCCAATGAG ATTTGTGTTCCCATGTCCGTGGAGTTTGAGGAACTGTTGAAGGCCAGAGACAACCCAAGTGAAGAAGCTCAAA ACCTGGTGGAGTTCACAGATGAAGAAGGGTACGGGCGCTACTTGGATCTGCACGACTGCTATCTGAAATACATTAATCTGAAATCATCAGAG aaaCTGGATTACATCACTTATCTGTCCACGTTTGACCAACTCTTTGACATCcccaaagagagaaaaaatgctgaatatAAGAG GTATCTTGAAATGCTTCTTGAGTACCTACAGGAGTACACAGATCGAGTGAAACCATTACTGGACCAGAATGAACTGTTTGGGAAAATTCAGACTGAGTTTGAGAAGAAGTGGGAGAACGGAACATTCCCTGGCTGGCCG AAAGAGACCAGCAGTGCCCTCACTCACGCTGGAGCCCACCTGGATCTCTCAGCGTTTTCCTCTTGGGAG GAATTGGCCTCCCTAGGACTGGACAGATTGAAATCAGCATTATTGGCACTGGGGCTGAAATGTGGCGG GACTCTGGAAGAGCGTGCGCAGAGACTTTTTAGTACTAAAGGCAAGTCCCTGGAAGCACTGGATCCTTCCTTGTTTGCTAAGAATCCAAAGACAAAGGGAATCAAAAG agacactgaaagaaataaagatctTGCATTCCTGGAAGCTCAGATATATGAATATGTAGAAGTTCTTGGG GAACAGAGACACCTCACTCATGAGAACGTGCAGCGTAAGCAGGCGCGGacaggggaggagagggaggaggaggaagaagagcagatCAGCGAGAGCGAGAGcgaagatgaagaaaatgaaatcatttatAATCCTAAAAATCTGCCCCTTGGTTGGGATGGCAAG CCAATCCCGTACTGGTTGTATAAATTGCATGGTTTAAACATCAACTACAACTGTGAGATCTGTGGTAACTACACCTACAGAGGGCCCAAAGCTTTTCAACGCCATTTTGCA GAGTGGCGTCACGCTCACGGGATGAGATGCCTGGGCATTCCCAACACTGCACATTTTGCCAATGTCACACAGATTGAGGATGCTGTCTCAC TGTGGGCAAAGCTGAAACTACAGAAGGCTTCAGAGAGGTGGCAGCCTGATACAGAG GAGGAATATGAGGACTCCAGTGGGAATGTGGTGAACAAGAAGACCTACGAAGACTTGAAACGTCAGGGGCTGCTGTAA